The following coding sequences are from one Planctomicrobium piriforme window:
- a CDS encoding superoxide dismutase translates to MAYTLPPLPYAYDALEPHIDAKTMEIHHTKHHQAYINNVNKALEGHADLAAKPIDDLMKGLSSVPESIRTAVRNNGGGHSNHSLFWTILKKGGGGEPTGELAEAIKSQLGGFEKFKTDFNAAATTRFGSGWAWLSVDKGKLLVESSANQDTPFSEGRTPIMGLDVWEHAYYLHYQNRRPDYIAAFWNVINWDEVAKRYAAAK, encoded by the coding sequence ATGGCTTATACTTTGCCGCCGCTGCCGTACGCCTACGATGCCCTCGAACCGCACATCGATGCCAAGACGATGGAAATCCATCACACCAAGCATCATCAGGCATACATCAACAACGTCAACAAAGCGCTCGAAGGCCATGCCGACCTGGCGGCCAAACCGATTGACGACCTGATGAAAGGTCTCTCTTCGGTTCCCGAGTCCATCCGCACCGCCGTCCGCAACAATGGCGGCGGCCACTCCAACCACTCTCTCTTCTGGACCATCCTGAAGAAGGGGGGAGGCGGCGAGCCGACCGGCGAACTCGCGGAAGCGATCAAGTCGCAACTCGGCGGTTTCGAGAAGTTCAAGACCGACTTCAACGCAGCCGCCACCACCCGCTTCGGCAGTGGCTGGGCCTGGCTCTCGGTCGACAAAGGCAAGCTGCTCGTCGAGAGCAGCGCCAACCAGGACACCCCGTTCTCGGAAGGCCGCACCCCGATCATGGGTCTCGACGTCTGGGAACACGCCTACTACCTGCACTACCAGAACCGCCGGCCCGACTACATCGCCGCTTTCTGGAACGTCATCAACTGGGACGAAGTGGCCAAACGCTACGCCGCCGCCAAGTAG